The following nucleotide sequence is from Prosthecobacter sp..
CTGGTTCGCCAGCAGCGTGAGCGCTTCGGGATCGACGAAGAGCATCTCCTTATCGCCGATCTTTTCGACGCGGACGTGTTCTTTGGTCAACTGGCGGTATTCGGTGTCGTCGGTGCCGAGTTCGAGGAGTTCCTGGTAGTGAAAGGGGGGCGTGGGCATGGCTGGGGAGGTCAGTTTGAAAGCGATACAATGCTGGGCAACGAGGGAAAGCTCATTTTGAGCGTTGCGGCAATGGAGCGCGGAGGATAAACTCCAGCCATGATTCTGGAAACGTTGCCCGCCGTCCGGCAGCTCAGTTCCCGCGACAAGCGGCAACTGGCCGAGGAGCTTTGGAACTCCGCTGATGTCGAAGATGGTGAAGTCACCGTGGATGATACCGTTCTAGAACTGTTGGAGCAACGTCTTGCTGCTCATGCGGCGAACCCACAGTCAGTTTCGACCTGGGAAGAAGTGAAATCCCGAGTCTTCTCAGGTCGTGGCGCGTGAGCTTGTCTGGACCGCAGGGGCGACAGCGGATCTGCTACAGCTTTACGAGCAGGTGGGAGATCACGATCTCGCCATCAAGGTCTTGCGGCAGCCGCTGGATCATGCATTGAGCCTGTTGAATGAAAATCCTGCTCTCGGGCCACGAGTGCGCGGCACACTTCACATCCGTCGGCTGTTGGTTGGACCGAAGTTTCGATTCGGCGTGTTCTATGTTGAGGAGCCGCGTGGCATTCTGATTCATGCCTTGCTCGACATGCGACAGAGTTCAGATGTGATAAGGCGAAGGCTGGGCAGCCTGTGATTTACTCCACAAACATCGCCCGTTTCCAGATCGGCACGCAGGTTTTGATCTCCTTCAAATACCAGCGGCAGAGGTCGAAGGATTCCGCGCTGTGCTTGGTACGCACCTTGATGAGGATGCTTGGCTGCTCTGCGGCTACAAAGCCAAGGCGATGCTGGATGAAGACGCGATGTGGCCCGTGCTCGCGCTCGCCACGCTCGACGAGTTCGCGCAGCATTTTTTCCGCCATGGGCAGATAGGCACTGTAGTCGATGCCAGAGATGACTTTCCCATCCTCCATGCCACGCACGACGCCGAGGAACTGCGCTTCCGCGCCCTCGCCGGACTTGAAGACCGTTGTGGCGGGCTGGATGGGTTCTTCGTTCAGGATGAAGACAGGCGTCATGAGATCAGGATAAACAGCAGGATGGCCGATGGCTCATAAAAGTTGTCTGTCAGCACCCATTTCTGATAGCGTTGGTTTTCTCCCAGCCATGAAAAGTTTCCTTTTCGCCTTCCTCGCGGCTTCCAGCCTCCACGCCGCCACCCAGATCACTTGGAAACGCCAACAGCTCCACGGCGATTTTTACTCCGAAGGTGCCGCCATCGGCGACATCAATGGCGACGGCAAACCCGACGTCGTCGCAGGTCCGTTCTGGTGGGAAGGCCCCGCGTTTGAAAAGAAGCACGCCTACTACGAGCCGAAGATTTTCAGCATCAACGGCTACTCGGACAACTTCTTCGCCTACGTCCATGATTTCGACGCCGACCAGAAGAACGATATCCTCATCCTCGGCTTCCCCGGCAAGGAAGCGCGGCTCTACCTCAATTCCGGCACGCACGACGACAAGCCCTGGCCCATGCACATCGTCGCCGATGTCGTCGATAACGAATCGCCCGTCTTCACTGACATCACCGGCGACGGCAAACCGGAGATCGTGTGCAGCACCGGCGGCAGCTTCGGCTGGTTCGCCCCGACTTGGGATAAGCCGGCCCAGAAGTGGCCCTTTGTTTCTGCCACAGAAGACATGAAGGTGGCCAAGTTCACCCACGGCCTCGGCGTTGGCGATGTGAATGGCGATGGGAAGATGGACTTGCTCGAAGCGCGGCGGTGGTGGGAGAATACCGGAGTCATCACGAAAAGCGGCAGAGCAGCAGCCAATTTCATCCAGCACAACTTCGCCGCCGGAGTCGGTGGTGGCGCGCAGATGTTCGCCTATGACTTCGATGGCAACGGCACGAACGACGTCTTCACCGCCCTCGCGGCACATCGCTATGGTGTGGCGGTTTTCCTTCAAACCAAGAACCCAGAACCAGGAACCGCGAACTGGCAGCGCATCATGCTCGCCAGCGAGCAGCCGCAGGACAACGACTACGGCATCGTCTTCTCCCAACCCCACGCCGCTTATCTCGCCGACATCGACGGCGACGGCGTCAAGGACATCGTCACCGGCAAGCGCTACTGGGCGCACAACGGCCACGATCCCGACGAGCGCGGCCACCGCGTCATCTATTGGTATCAAACGAAGCGCGATGGCAAAGGCGGCGTCGATTTCGTCCCGCATCTTGTCGATGCCGAGAGCGGCGTCGGCGTCGATGTGCAAGTCGGCGATGTGAACGGGGACAAGCTCCCCGACATCGTCGTTGGCAACAAAGCGGGCGTGTTCATCCTCACACAGGAGCGAAAGGACACGACGGCAGAACTCACGCCGAAGAAAATGTACGGTCCCGCGCTCAAGCCGCAGAAGGATTACGCCAAAGGCCAGTCGCCACAGGATGCGCTGAAGTCCATGCAGCTCCCCGGCGGTTTCAAAGCCGAGCTGATCGCCGCCGAGCCGGATCTCGTGCAGCCGATGGCCTTCACATTCGATGAGCGCGGCCGCATCTGGGTCGTCGAGGGTAACAGCTATCCGAAGCCCCGCGAAGTCGGCGCGGGCCAGGACCGCATCAAGATCCTCGAAGACCAAGACGGCGACGGCATCTTCGAGACAAAGAAAATCTTCTGCGAAGGCCTCAACCTCGTCAGCGGCATCGAACTCGGCTTCGGTGGTGTGTGGGTGGGTGCCGCGCCGTATTTGATGTTCATTCCACGGGATGGGGACAAGCCGGTTGGCTTGGTCAAGGAGTCAAAGGGTCAAGAGGTCAAGGATGCCTCGAAGCACGCCCTGACCCCTTCCTTGACCCACTTGACTGCCTTGACTCAGGTTCCGGGCCTCAACTTCACCGCCTACGCCCTCCTCGATGGCTGGGGCAGCCAGGACACTCACGAAACCCTCAACAGCTTCATCTGGGGCCCGGACGGCTGGCTGTATGGCTGCCACGGCGTCTTCACGCACAGCAAGGTCGGCAAGCCGGGCACGCCGGACGAGCAGCGTCAGCCGATCAATGCCGGCATCTGGCGTTACCATCCCGTGCGGCATGAGTTTGAAATCTTCGCGCACGGCACCAGCAATCCGTGGGGACTCGATTACGACCAGCATGGCGAGTGGTTCGTCACCGCCTGCGTCATCCCGCATCTCTACCACATCGTCCCCGGCGGACGTTACCAGCGCCAGGCTGGTCAGCACTTCAATGCGCACACCTACGAGGACATCAAGACCATCGCCGACCACGCGCACTACGCAGGCAATCCGCGCCCCGATGTCAGCTTCGACAAGGCCACCGGGGCGGGCGTCATGAACAACGACACGAACGCCCTCGGTGGCGGCCACGCGCACTGCGGCCTCGCCATTTATCAGAGCAGCCTTTTCCCGCCGACGTATCGCAACCAGCTCCTTTTCGGCAATCTCCACGGCCACCGCCTCGTCGCGAATTACACCGATGTGAAGGGCAGCAGCTACATCGGCAAACACGCCGCCGACTTCCTGCGGTCGAACGACATGCACTTCATCCCCGTCACGCAAAAAGTCGGCCCCGATGGCGCTTTGTATGTCAGCGACTGGAGCGACCAGCAAATCTGCCACCGCGGCAGCAACGCCGTCGGAAACTGGGACCGCAGCAACGGGCGCATCTATCGCATCAGCTACGACGGCTGGAAGCCATGGAAGGGCGATCTCGCGAAGGAAAGCGACGAAGCGCTCGCCAAACTCGCCGTGCAGACGGAGCACGAGTGGGAGTCACGCATGGCGCGGCGGGTGCTGATGGAGAGTTCTGTCGGAAAGTCGCAGAAGTTTGACCAACTGGAAGAGAGCTGGGGCAAGCATTTCGATTCTAACAAGCTATCCGAGGCCGAGAAGCTGAGGGGATTCTGGCTAACGCATTCAGTTCATAGTGCTGCCCGCATCGGTTCCGAAACGAGACTCTCCTGGTCGGTGTCACCAAACATGAGCTCCGAAGATCGACGAGCAGCATCTGTTCGGTTTAGTTTTCAGGCAGACGAGGCTGTCGCTGCTTTGAAAGGCGATGAGTGGCTTGACCAGTTGCATCCGTTTGTTGAGGTCGCCAAGGCCGACACTTCCCCCATCGTCCGCCGCGAGCTTGCCTCCGCGCTCCAGCGCATCCCACAGGATCAACGCAAAGACCTCGCCACCGCCCTCCTCAAACACGGCGAGGACAAGGACGACCCGATGATCCCGCTGCTCATCTGGTATGGCATCGAGCCACTGGTGGCGGCGGACCCGGGGGTGGGGATGCAGCTCGCGAAGGTGTCGAAGCTAGAAAAAGTCACCGGGTTCATCTACCGCCGCCTATCCTCCGATGATGCGGGCCGCGCCGCGATCCTGACCGAACTCGCAAAGGAGCCTGATGCCGCGAAGCGCGAACCCGTGCTCACCATGATCGTCACCGCCGCACGAGGCAGCGGAAAGCTCACCATGCCGCCGAACTGGCCGGAGATCGCCGCGAAGCTCCGGGGCACTGTAGTTCCGCCTTTAGGCGGTTCTGGGGACGCCCCGAAGCCGGCTAAAGCCGGGACTACGGAACAGCTTGTGAGCGAACTCAGTGCTCTGTTCGGCGATGCGGAGGCACTGCAAGCCTTCCGCAGCCAGCTCGTCTCCGCCACGCTCGACACTCCCGCACGCGAGAAAGCACTTTCGGTTCTTCTCCAGTCTCAAGACAACGCCACCGCGAAGCTCCTCCAGCAAATCGTCTCCACCCAAGACGCCCCGTCGTCACTCCGCCGCAAAGCCATTCAATCCCTCGCCTCACTCCAAGACTCCAACACTCCCGCGCTCCTTACCTCGGCGCTGCCGAAGCTCTCTGCGAACGAACTCCCCGACGCCATCAACACGCTCGCCTCGACGAAAGAAGGCGCGACAGCGCTCTTGAAAGCCGTGGAGGCCAAAACGGTGCCTGCGACGACCTTGTCACCATTTTTGGTGCGCCAGCTCACCGCGTTCGATGACGTGGAGATCAACGCCTTGATCAAATCCGCCTGGGGCGATGTGAACGCGCCGAAGGCCGACCTTGGTGAGCGCATGAAAAAGTTCCGCGCCCTGCTCACGCCTGCGGCTTTGGCCAAAGGCGATCTCGCGAAGGGCAAGATGCTCTACACCGCCACCTGCGGTCAATGCCACAAGCTCTTTGGCGAAGGCCAGAACGTCGGCCCCGACATCACGGGCAGCAATCGCGCTGATTTGAATTACCTGCTCGAAAACGTGCTCGATCCGAACGCGGTGATCGGGAAGGACTACCAGCTCAACCTTTTCACCATGCACGACGGCCGGGTGATGGGCGGCGTGATCAAGGAGGAGAACACGGCGACGGTGAAGGTCGCGATGATGGGCGGCATCGAGTTTGTGTTGCCGAAGACCGACGTGAAGAAGCGTGAGGTGTCCAAGATGAGCACGATGCCGGAAGGCTTGTTTGATGCGCTACAGCCCGAGATGGTGGTCGATCTGGTGAAGTATCTCCAAAGCGGTTCTGTAGTCCCGGCTTTAGCCGGTCAGAAGCCGCCTAAAGGCGGGACTACAATACCCGGAGCGCTCGAAGGGGAGTCGCTCAAAATCATTTCCAAAACGGGCGGCAACACGCGCATCCAAGGCATGGGAGGTTTTGGCAATCGTTGGAGCGGCGGTGCGCAGCTTTGGTGGGTGGGTGGCAAGCCGGACCAGAAGCTCACGCTGGCCATCCCGGTCAAAGAAGCTGGCAAATACCAGCTTCGTGCCGTGCTCACGATGGCCCGCGACTACGGCGTGACGAGCATCACCCTCGATGGCAAACCTGTGGCCTCATCCTTCGATGGTTACAACGCCGACAAAGTCATTCTCACCGATGAACTCGACTGGGGCACGCATGAACTCATCCCGGGTGATCATGTCCTCACCTTCACCCTCGCCCCACCGAATCCCGCCGCCGCGCCGGGGAACATGGTGGGGATTGATTATGTGAAGCTGGAGAAGAAATAGGCCGCGCTTGCGCTGTCTGAATTTTTTTGGCACACTTCGGCATGAACATCACACTCAATCCTGTCTTGGATTCCTTCGTCTCGCGCGGAGTTCGCGAAGGACTCTTTGCCAGTGTGGATGCGGCGATTGAAGAAGGGCTGGAACTCTTGCTGAGGCAAAACAAGCTCCGGAGTTCGTTCACCGCCAAGAATGAGGCTGATTTGCTGGACAAACTCGATGCAGGGCTGGCCTCGCTTGATGCGGGCAAAGGCATTCCTGCCACGCAGGCTTTTGCGACGTTGCGCAACCAAGGCCGCTGAACCATGGCCGAGGCGATCATCTCCCCGGAGGCGCTTCAGGACATGGCGGACATCCACCATTACATCGCGATGGACAATCCGGTGGCGGCTGATCGTGTCGTGCAGGCATTCGAGGAAAACGCCGCTTTGCTGGCGGCACAGCCAGATCTCGGTCAACACAAGCCACGACTGCGCGACTTGCGCCTGTGGGTGATCACGGAGTTCCCCAATTACCTGATGTTTTATCGCCAGCGAGAAGGGCAGATCGAAATCGTGCGTGTTCTGCATGGAGCCCAGGATTTGCAGACGATTTTGGAGTGAGATGAGCTCATGAAAGACCTTCAAAGCACCAAGGCCATGTGGCTCAAAGGCGGGTTGTTTCTCGTCATCGGCCTGATGTCGGCGGCGATCCTGCTCGTCGAGAACTGGAACTGGCGCACGGCACTGCTGCTGGCGCTGTGCGTATGGGGCTTTTGCCGCGCCTACTACTTTGCGTTTTATGTGATCGAGCGCTGGGTGGACCCGCAGTTCAAGTTCAGCGGTCTGGGGAGCTTTTTGGTTTACCTGTGGCGGTCACGAAGGTGATCGGGATTGGAGAAACTTGCCGTGAGTCCCCTTTGGGATGAAATGCACGCATGACCGCCGCTTTTACCCCCAAACTCGATTCGGCGTGAAGTACGTCTCTTTGCACGAAGCCAGCGGTTATGGCATCACGGCACGGCGCAACATCACGGGCTTGGTGAAGCACGGCGCGCCGGTGACCTGGACGCCGATGATGCCCGGCCGGCGCTGGTGGCAGGGTTATGAACCTTTCTGCGGCACTTTGGTCGGCGATCCTGAACTGGATCCTGTTTGCAACCGGCGGGTGGATTATGACACGGTGGTGGTTCATACCGTGCCGGAGTTTTATCCCGACTGGATTCGCCGGGAGCCCGACAAACGCATTCTGGGCTGCACTGTTTGGGAAACCGATGTGATCCCAGACCATTGGAAAGACCTGCTGAATTCGGTGCATGGCCTGATCGTCCCCTGCCAGTGGAACAGGGAGGTGTTTGAGAAATGCGGTGTGCGAGTTCCCGTCCATGTGGTCCCGCATCTGTATGACGAGCGGCCGATGCCGGCCCGTATGGAATGCCACGACATTCCGCAGGAAGATTATGTGTTTTACACCATCGGCGAGTGGGCGCCGCGCAAAACGATCTGGCTCACGGTGCGCGCCTTTTGCGAGGCCTTCACGGCGGACGACAAGGTGACTCTGGTCGTCAAAACCAACCGGCACGATCACACGCAGAGTTTCTGGCGCCCTTTTCCGCGTTCGACTGCCCGGGCGCTGGAGCAGGTGTTGCGAGACTATCCGAACCCGCCGCGCATCAAGCTGCTGCCGGAGCCGCTGAGTGATGACGACATGCTCCTTCTGCATGCCCGAGGTGACTGCTACGTGTCTCTATGTCGAAGTGAAGGCTGGGGGATGGGCGCTTTTGACGCCGCCCGTTTTGGCAAGCCGGTCATCATGACGGGTTATGGCGGCCAGTTGGATTTTCTGCCGCCGGATCTGGCCCGCCTCATTCGATATCGGCTGATTCCCGCCGAGGCAGGCGCGAGATGGCGTTCATACACCCGCGACCAACAGTGGGCCGATCCAGATGTGAGCCATGCCTCCCAGGAAATGCGGCGGGCCTATGAATCACCTGATGTGGCGGCGGAGCAGGGCCGGAAACTGCGCGAGTTTGTGCTGTCGCGGTTTCAGAACAGTCGCTCGATGGAAAAACTCGTCGCCATTCTGCGCGGAGAAGGCTAGTCGTTGCGCTTTGCCGCGTGATCCCCAAGATTTTCCATTTTGTCTTCGGCTTGAAGAAGCAGCGCGAGCCGTTTCACCTCGCCTTTTATCTGTGTCTGGAGTCGTGCTTCCAGGTGAACCGGCCGGACGAAGTACGCCTTTATTACCAGCACGAGCCATACGGCCGTTACTGGGACATGATCAAACCCAGACTCACCTTGGTGAAAGTGGAGCCGCCGCGTCGCATCCTCGATTTTCGTTACCGGCAATGGTTTGCGGACCGGTATCGTTACGCGCATCTCTCCGACTTTGTCCGGGTCGAGAAGCTGCTGGAAACAGGCGGCGTGTACGCGGACATGGACACGTTGTTTGTGAATCCAATCCCGGAACGGCTCTACCAGCAGCGCTTTGTGCTGGGACGTGAGAACGATGTGCCCTGCGAGCGCACCGGCGTCATGCGCTCCTCGCTGTGCAACGCCTTCATCATGGCCGAGCGTGAGGCGGAGTTCGGCCGCGTCTGGCTGGAAAAAATGAATGCCGCGTTCGATGGCTCCTGGTCGAATCATTCCTGCCAGTTGCCCCATCAGTTGAGCGAGGCGATGCCACACCTCCTGCATGTGGAACGCCAGGAGTCATTCTACAAGTTTCAATGGTCGCGCGAGGATCTGCGGCGCCTGTTTGAGGAATGCCACGCCGCTGACCTGGGCGACGTGCTTAGCATTCATTTGTGGAGCCATCTGTGGTGGCGGCGTCTGCGCCTGGATTATTCCCGCTTCCATGCCGGGAAGCTGACGGAGGAGTACGTCCGCACCGCCAACACCACCTATGCTGTGGCGGCGCGGCGTTTTCTGCCGGAGGGCGGCGCGGAGCCGTCTCGAACACGCAAGCTTTGGAGCGGACTTCTTCGGTCTTTTTCCAAGACCGGCTGACTTTCTTCAAACCACCGCCAGCGCCTCGTCAAAGCGCGCGATCAAGTTCGCTGTGTCTTCCAGGCCTGCGGACACGCGAATGAGCCAGCGGCTGACGCCGCAGGATTCGGTCCAGTCGAGTTCGTCGAAGTGCGCGAGCAGCGTGTAAGGGCAGGCGAGCGTGAAGTTCGTGCCGAGGCTGGGGCCTTTGCACACGCGCAGGGCGTCGTAGAACTTCGGGCTCGTTTGCTCCGGATTTTTCAGCGTGAAGGAGAACAGGCAGCCGTGACCACCATTCTCACGGCGGATGAACTCGTAGCCGCGTCCGCCTTCGTTCGCCGCATGCCAGACGCGATCCACCTTGGGATGCGAGCGCAGATGCTCGGCCAGCGCCTTCGCATTGCGGCTCATAGTGGCGGCACGTTGAGCGAAGTCGCGGCTGTTGAGTTCGAGCGCCACGGCATCTCCGCGCCACAACTCATGATCGGCGTGTGCGGTCAAAAACGCGGAGAAGGCGGCGTGATGCGGTGATTTGCGGTTCAGGACAACGCTGCCGGCCAGAACATCGCCCACGCCGGAAAAACTCTTCGTCAGGCTCGTCGTCACCACATCGGCGACGCGATGCGCATTGACATGCGCGACGGTGGAGATGGTGTCATCGACGATGATGGGAACTCCTGGTTGCGCGGAGGCGCGAATCGTGAGCAGGCGCTCGAAATCGACGCAGCGGAGCAGCGGATTGCTCGGCGCTTCGCAGAAGATGCCAGCCAGCGGCTCGCGTTGAAGCAGATCGCGCAGGTCGTCATACTCGCTGTCCTTGATCAGCGGCAGGAAATGCGCGCCGCTGCCGAAAAGCTGCTGGAGTTTGAGCACATCGACATAGGGGAAGTCGAGCTGTGCGGTTTTGCGGCCCGGAAACAGATGCGTGAGCATGCGATGCACCGCAAAATTCGCCGCCATGCCGGAAGGGAAGAGAAACACGTCCTCCGGTTGCTGCCCGGCGAGCTGAGCGATGCGCTGTTTGATCGTGAGGTTGGCAGCTTTGCCTTCGGCTTCGGTCACACTGCTCGATTTCGATCCCAAAGCCTCGCAGGCCTGCCGTGTGCTGACGCACTCACCGCAGAAACGCCAAAATTTGCGGGCGTTGACGTAGCTATCCGCAGGAAACACGGCGACACCGAGTTGATGCGCGGTCCATTCGACCACGCGGCCGGTTTTGATGAACTGCACGCAGCGCTCCGCATGCACGACACGCGGAAAGACAAGGCAGCGCTCGCCCGCGGCGGCGAATTCCTTTTCCGCCGCTTCAAACAGCCGTGTGATCGCTGGCGGGCAGCAGAAGCGCGGGTAGCCGGATTTGAATTTCGAAACGATCTCCTGATCGCCTTCCTCATAGCCGATCACATGTTTCCACAACGGCAGGCACACGGACACGCCGAGTTCGTGATCAGGGATCGCCTTGCCGAGGTCTTCGGCGTTGCAGAGAGGGTGTTTGAGGAGGTCAGACATTAAGAAAAGGGGCGTGTCCTTACTTCGCCGCCAAAGCCCGGTCAATGTCCGCCCACAAGTCTTCGACGTGCTCGATGCCCACGGAGAAGCGCACCAAACCATCGGTGACGCCGGCAGCTTCGCGGGTTTCCTTGGGAATCGAAGCATGGGTCATGCTGGCGGGATGAGCGACCAGGCTTTCGATGCCGCCGAGGCTTTCGGCCTGCGTGAAGAGGCGCAGACGGCGGATG
It contains:
- a CDS encoding addiction module protein is translated as MILETLPAVRQLSSRDKRQLAEELWNSADVEDGEVTVDDTVLELLEQRLAAHAANPQSVSTWEEVKSRVFSGRGA
- a CDS encoding molybdenum cofactor biosynthesis protein MoaE produces the protein MTPVFILNEEPIQPATTVFKSGEGAEAQFLGVVRGMEDGKVISGIDYSAYLPMAEKMLRELVERGEREHGPHRVFIQHRLGFVAAEQPSILIKVRTKHSAESFDLCRWYLKEIKTCVPIWKRAMFVE
- a CDS encoding PVC-type heme-binding CxxCH protein, translating into MKSFLFAFLAASSLHAATQITWKRQQLHGDFYSEGAAIGDINGDGKPDVVAGPFWWEGPAFEKKHAYYEPKIFSINGYSDNFFAYVHDFDADQKNDILILGFPGKEARLYLNSGTHDDKPWPMHIVADVVDNESPVFTDITGDGKPEIVCSTGGSFGWFAPTWDKPAQKWPFVSATEDMKVAKFTHGLGVGDVNGDGKMDLLEARRWWENTGVITKSGRAAANFIQHNFAAGVGGGAQMFAYDFDGNGTNDVFTALAAHRYGVAVFLQTKNPEPGTANWQRIMLASEQPQDNDYGIVFSQPHAAYLADIDGDGVKDIVTGKRYWAHNGHDPDERGHRVIYWYQTKRDGKGGVDFVPHLVDAESGVGVDVQVGDVNGDKLPDIVVGNKAGVFILTQERKDTTAELTPKKMYGPALKPQKDYAKGQSPQDALKSMQLPGGFKAELIAAEPDLVQPMAFTFDERGRIWVVEGNSYPKPREVGAGQDRIKILEDQDGDGIFETKKIFCEGLNLVSGIELGFGGVWVGAAPYLMFIPRDGDKPVGLVKESKGQEVKDASKHALTPSLTHLTALTQVPGLNFTAYALLDGWGSQDTHETLNSFIWGPDGWLYGCHGVFTHSKVGKPGTPDEQRQPINAGIWRYHPVRHEFEIFAHGTSNPWGLDYDQHGEWFVTACVIPHLYHIVPGGRYQRQAGQHFNAHTYEDIKTIADHAHYAGNPRPDVSFDKATGAGVMNNDTNALGGGHAHCGLAIYQSSLFPPTYRNQLLFGNLHGHRLVANYTDVKGSSYIGKHAADFLRSNDMHFIPVTQKVGPDGALYVSDWSDQQICHRGSNAVGNWDRSNGRIYRISYDGWKPWKGDLAKESDEALAKLAVQTEHEWESRMARRVLMESSVGKSQKFDQLEESWGKHFDSNKLSEAEKLRGFWLTHSVHSAARIGSETRLSWSVSPNMSSEDRRAASVRFSFQADEAVAALKGDEWLDQLHPFVEVAKADTSPIVRRELASALQRIPQDQRKDLATALLKHGEDKDDPMIPLLIWYGIEPLVAADPGVGMQLAKVSKLEKVTGFIYRRLSSDDAGRAAILTELAKEPDAAKREPVLTMIVTAARGSGKLTMPPNWPEIAAKLRGTVVPPLGGSGDAPKPAKAGTTEQLVSELSALFGDAEALQAFRSQLVSATLDTPAREKALSVLLQSQDNATAKLLQQIVSTQDAPSSLRRKAIQSLASLQDSNTPALLTSALPKLSANELPDAINTLASTKEGATALLKAVEAKTVPATTLSPFLVRQLTAFDDVEINALIKSAWGDVNAPKADLGERMKKFRALLTPAALAKGDLAKGKMLYTATCGQCHKLFGEGQNVGPDITGSNRADLNYLLENVLDPNAVIGKDYQLNLFTMHDGRVMGGVIKEENTATVKVAMMGGIEFVLPKTDVKKREVSKMSTMPEGLFDALQPEMVVDLVKYLQSGSVVPALAGQKPPKGGTTIPGALEGESLKIISKTGGNTRIQGMGGFGNRWSGGAQLWWVGGKPDQKLTLAIPVKEAGKYQLRAVLTMARDYGVTSITLDGKPVASSFDGYNADKVILTDELDWGTHELIPGDHVLTFTLAPPNPAAAPGNMVGIDYVKLEKK
- a CDS encoding type II toxin-antitoxin system RelE/ParE family toxin; amino-acid sequence: MAEAIISPEALQDMADIHHYIAMDNPVAADRVVQAFEENAALLAAQPDLGQHKPRLRDLRLWVITEFPNYLMFYRQREGQIEIVRVLHGAQDLQTILE
- a CDS encoding glycosyltransferase codes for the protein MIPKIFHFVFGLKKQREPFHLAFYLCLESCFQVNRPDEVRLYYQHEPYGRYWDMIKPRLTLVKVEPPRRILDFRYRQWFADRYRYAHLSDFVRVEKLLETGGVYADMDTLFVNPIPERLYQQRFVLGRENDVPCERTGVMRSSLCNAFIMAEREAEFGRVWLEKMNAAFDGSWSNHSCQLPHQLSEAMPHLLHVERQESFYKFQWSREDLRRLFEECHAADLGDVLSIHLWSHLWWRRLRLDYSRFHAGKLTEEYVRTANTTYAVAARRFLPEGGAEPSRTRKLWSGLLRSFSKTG
- a CDS encoding PLP-dependent transferase — encoded protein: MSDLLKHPLCNAEDLGKAIPDHELGVSVCLPLWKHVIGYEEGDQEIVSKFKSGYPRFCCPPAITRLFEAAEKEFAAAGERCLVFPRVVHAERCVQFIKTGRVVEWTAHQLGVAVFPADSYVNARKFWRFCGECVSTRQACEALGSKSSSVTEAEGKAANLTIKQRIAQLAGQQPEDVFLFPSGMAANFAVHRMLTHLFPGRKTAQLDFPYVDVLKLQQLFGSGAHFLPLIKDSEYDDLRDLLQREPLAGIFCEAPSNPLLRCVDFERLLTIRASAQPGVPIIVDDTISTVAHVNAHRVADVVTTSLTKSFSGVGDVLAGSVVLNRKSPHHAAFSAFLTAHADHELWRGDAVALELNSRDFAQRAATMSRNAKALAEHLRSHPKVDRVWHAANEGGRGYEFIRRENGGHGCLFSFTLKNPEQTSPKFYDALRVCKGPSLGTNFTLACPYTLLAHFDELDWTESCGVSRWLIRVSAGLEDTANLIARFDEALAVV